In Thalassophryne amazonica chromosome 4, fThaAma1.1, whole genome shotgun sequence, a genomic segment contains:
- the trappc4 gene encoding trafficking protein particle complex subunit 4, which yields MVIFSVYIVNKAGGLIYQYDNYVPRAEVEKTFSYPLDLVLKHHDEKVVVSFGQRDGIRVGHAVLSINGVDVIGKNTADGKDILEYLKEPSNYPVSIRFGRARLSSNEKLMLASMFHSLFAIGSQLSPEAGSSGIEMLETDVFKLHCFQTLTGIKFIVLADPRQSGIDALLKKIYEIYSDFALKNPFYSLEMPIRCELFDHNLKSALEVAEKAGNFGAGS from the exons ATGGTGATTTTCAGTGTGTATATTGTCAACAAGGCTGGAGGCTTAATTTATCAGTATGACAACTATGTTCCCAGAGCAGAGGTCGAGAAGACGTTCAGCTACCCCTTAGATTTAGTCCTCAAACACCACGATGAAAAAGTGGTTGTGTCGTTTGGACAGCGGGACGGAATCCGAG TGGGTCATGCAGTGCTGTCCATCAATGGAGTTGATGTGATTGGCAAGAACACAGCAGATGGCAAGGATATTCTTGAATATTTAAAAGAACCCTCAAATTATCCAGTGTCTATTCGATTTGGACGGGCCCGCCTGAGCTCCAATGAGAAGCTGATGCTGGCATCTATGTTCCACTC ATTGTTTGCTATAGGTTCACAGTTGTCCCCTGAGGCTGGAAGTTCAGGGATCGAGATGCTTGAAACAGATGTATTCAAACTTCACTGCTTCCAGACTCTCACAG GCATCAAGTTCATTGTGCTGGCAGACCCTCGACAGTCTGGTATTGATGCTTTGTTGAAGAAGATTTATGAGATATATTCAGACTTTGCCCTCAAGAATCCATTCTATTCGTTGGAAATGCCAATCAG GTGTGAACTCTTTGACCATAATTTGAAAAGTGCATTGGAGGTAGCAGAGAAAGCTGGCAACTTTGGAGCTGGCTCTTGA